gcaaactggttctcagctggctcgcaagttgaacaagttgtgaaccagcaccagccccgaaccagccctggaactgatttggtggaaaaggggtatctgagcTTTGCCTTATGTGGAGTTTACAGGTGATTGGCATTCGTCAACATGCGCGTTCCAGTACATTTACACACGGCTTTACTAAAAGGCTGATAAATGAGGCGTGTCGCATGTGGTGACTTTGTGTGTGTATGAAACTGCAATTTATAATTTGATATTAAAATACAACTTTTTAGAACTCTGTTTTAAGTCACCTAGACCAGCTATAATAAGTTTATGTAGCACCTTTTGTCAAATGCAAGGTTGCCTGTACGTATTGTTACCTTTcagcggatttttttttttttttaaagtgttagtTACTGTACATTTTAATGAATAGTATGCATTTACCCTTAATTAAACTTATCCTGATTAACACTCCCACGGCTGTGCTGTTCACTCCAGGTGAAAGGCCGTTCCGGTGTAATCAGTGTAACATGAGCTTCATTCAGAAATACCTCCTGCAGAGACACGAGAAAATACACAGCGGTAAGTACGCTACCTTCTCGCTCATTTCTCATTTGTACCTGACTTCAGCTCTTCTGGTCCCGATCATCTCCGTTCTTGTTTTCTGTGCAGGAGAGAAGCCTTTTAGCTGTGACCAGTGCAACATGCGCTTCATTCAGAAATACCACATGGAGAGACACAAGCGAACACACAGTGGAGAAAAGCCATACAAGTGTGACACCTGCCAACAGGTAAACCTCAGGGCCAGCCAGCCGGGCTCCGACTGATAAAGAGCCAAACACGATGTCTAGCCATTTCTTACCACATGAGATGAGTTCAGTGTTCAAAAACTTTTAAGCTgtgtaagggcccggtcccacaacacccatAACTCTACCTATGACTCCatctctggctggctgtctgcctgaatttagttccagtctggagcagaaacaccacgactataatcccgactatagtatcgcttggtcctgacactcagggaaataaatgcatgatttattaggaatagtcatggaagttttttccaagtagtagcacgttattccgggtcatactgtacagcttggactccaaaacaacccatgtacacactccggtggttgatataatacagataggttacagattatggaaatataataaaaaaggatgcaAAAtacatgtgttatttaccagctgggtaaATAtttacctcggccttgaataccgacctcgacccagagggcctcggtcagtactttcaagacctcggtcacggtatttcaccatacgggccgaccttaagctggtaaatagtatatttatttttttctttaccaaattctaacagaaaacgagagcgcccgcaaGGGAAAGCCGAACCAAGCCgccgttttgaatcctcattcacggctgtaatgcgaatggcttcctcctcggtatacaagtgcacttccatggcaggaaaaaaactatgttttgctgcctatgtagtcccctatttatacaaaattgtagtctggctaacgcgacaaagctctacgagctattggtctggccaagatattaagcccaaccgtttcccagagcccgtggttgacccgcctccctgaaatgcctcagtttgctactggtcgaagccagaaaaggctgtgacgaagcttaaaccaatcacatcactctttcctctgacgtatgcgacgcgacggggctaactggtagattaaactcttagcgaagccggtcgggagcaaggcgaaaacgtccttcctttcaataaatacctccagggctgctctttgctccgttttcaatgagaacttcccgttgaatgctttcaatacagcatctatgcgtaatagatgcggaagtgtgaatgaagcacttccggcatagattctgtaaacaatctatggcttccggtcgcagttctactaggtcactgccttgaacacgcctctacccagggctgttggagatgctcaaagttgattggttcccgatttttcgggagcttggaagagctgtagatggcttgccttgccagactaagctcgcaacaggccctcgtgttgcgtcacgcttaggatgggcgggcccaggctaacaaaattgagtcattcatgattcagccatgtttttgctcggcgttagcaacagttacaggtttttagctttctcctgaaatgttttcttttatttcttcttcctcagggtagtaaaactcgctttcgctgtgaagactgtcgttatcgctatccatgctgtaaaattaatgctattctcctgagacatgctggcaaaaatttaaggtttttgataatcttatgaataaatcttatttaaaaaaaaaaagataaatgttgacacaaaaatgctattatgtttgttgttgtgaatgagcaagttGCCAGAGGTCTCTGGGGTCCgtgtcataggatacggacccgctcaccagccaatcagagcgcaggatttgatggaaactggaccgtgaaaaaaaaaaaagcgtggttatggattttaatacggctgcatcacggatgctaataatttacggattggtcacggacgtttcggtATATTACAGGTTGGtcaccgatttcatacggatgatgcatcacggataaaaaaaaaaaaaattaagtctaaaacaattaaatgttcggacaaagttcataattaaaatatcttacctgcatttatatgtttgctttattaatttactattgatatttcacagaaaaaaaTCGTATAACTGTGAATATAAGAtccatattttgtattttatatatatatatatatatatatatatatatatatatatatatatatatatatatatatatatatatatatatattttatttatatatatatattttatttatatatatatattttatttatatatatatattttatttatatatatatattttatttatatatatatattttatttatatatatatattttatttatatatatatattttatttatatatatatattttatttatatatatatattttatttatatatatatattttatttatatatatatattttatttatatatatatatatatattttatttatatatatattttatttatatatatatatatatatatatatattttatttatatatatatatatatattttatttatatatatatatatatattttatttatatatatatatatattttatttatatatatatatatatatatattttatttatatatatatatatatatatattttatttatatatatataatttatatatatatatatatatatatatatatatatatatatatatatatatatatatatatacacacacacacaccacataaactgcagaggattgatttatttatagctagttgtagttatagttgttatcggtgttgtggaacTGGGCTTTTTTACCGAAAcattgttgaattcttgattctgattggtcagtaggtGGCAGACATGCAACACAAAGGAGTTAAATATGTAGCTGTAGAAATGATGAGgtttgcaaaagtttgggcacccttactgaaaatgtctgttactgtgaatagttaagtgagcagaagatgaactgatcaccaaaaggcataaaggtaaagacgacatttctttacagcgttttctgcaagatttgtgtatttttttttgtttgtttgttttgtacaattggagagtggaaaaaaagaaaaggaacaccatgtgaaagttgggcaccccaatacatttgagttgtcaggtaacttttaccaaggttccagaccttaatttgcttattgagctgtggcttgttcaaattcttcgttaggaaaggtcagatgatgcagatttcaaagctgtataaattctctgactcctcaaacttgtccctaaaatcaacagccatgggctcctctaagcaactccatcgcattctgaataataaaataattgatgttcataaagcaggagaaggctacaagaacgtagcaaagtgttttcaggtagccgtttcctcagactaatgttattaagaaatggcagttaacagaaacagtggagatcaaggtgaggtctggaagatgaagaaaactttctgaaagaactgctcgttggattgctagaaaggcaaataaaaacccctgtttaactgcaaaagaccttcagaaagatttagcagaccctggagtggtggtgcactgttctactatgcagcgacacctgaataaatatgaccttcatggaagagtcatcagaagaaaaacgttcctgcgtcctagccacaaaagtcagtgtctgaagtttgcaaatgaacatctaaataagcctgatgcattttggaaacaagtcctgtggactgatgaaatcaaaatagaactttttggccataatgtgcaaaggtatgtttggagaaaaaagggtgccaaattccaggaaaagaacacctctccaactctgaagcatgggtgtggatcgatcatgctttggggtcgtgttgcagccagtggcacagggcacatttcattggtcgagggaagcatggattcgaataaatgccagcaaactctggaagcaaacatcacaccatctgtaaaaaagttgaagttaaaaagaggatgggtcctacaataagacgatgatccaaaacacacctcaaaatctccaatggaatacctcaagaggcccaagctgaaggttttgccctggccctcacagtcccctgatctaaacatcattgaaaatctgtggatagatctcaaaagagcagtgcatgcaagacagcccaagaaacttgtagaactggaagccttttgcaagaacgaatgtgtgaaaatcccccaggtaagaactgaaagaaaaagtgtttacaagctgtgatgcttgccaaagggggtgttactaggtactaaccatgcagggtgcccaaacttttgcttcgggcccttttccttttttgtcattttgaaaatgtaaaagatggaaataaaaaatagtttttgcttaaaatataaagggaatgagtcatctttaactttatgccttttggacatCATTtcgtcttcaacttgcttaactgttcacagtaacagcagttttgaccaggggtgcccaaacttttgcataccactgtatgtagtaaaaaaaaaaaaagacagacaaatTTTCTTCCTACAGACTTTTTAATAGCTTTGTGTcccttccagtatttttccaggaCAGATCGGTTGTTGAAGCACAAGCGGACATGCGGAGACGTGGTAAAGAAGGATTTGGATGAGGTCGAGCTGGGTAGGGAGGCCCACGGCGGGCACGGCAGCTACGCAATCACTCAGGGAAGCGTGACCACACCAGGCCGCAAACGAGGCAAGTCCAAAAATAGTGCCGAGGGTGGCAAACGCAAGAGGACGTCAGGGCCCTCACACAGTCAGGGGACAGAGGAGTATGCCCTGCACGATTTTAACACTGTGGACAACCATGGACTCTCACTATCTTCTACATCAGCATCCCATCCAGGGCCCAGCATGCACGGAGAACCAGTGCCAGCACCCAAACTGGCGTTTAAAAAGGGCCACAGGAAAGGCTTGGAGAAAAACGCCCAGTCCAAGTCTGGCAGCATGGAACTGACTGGTAACGCTGGCATGGATGATGCTGGCATGGGCCTCCTCCAGAGCCACAAAGCAGGCCAAAGTAGCAGCAACAACAGCGCCAACTATGACGACGCCATGCAGTTTGTGAAGAAGCGGCGCTACTTGAATGCAACCAGCAACGGTGGGGTAGGGGGTGGAGCTTCTGGCTATGACGTGGGCGTGAGCCACTTGCAGCCCCAGCCGGTGGTCGTTCAGGGCATTGTGTCTGGAGTAATGGACGGAGACTCCTCACTGGGGCTTCTTGACTCGTCGCCTCTGGCTGACATTAAACCAGACAAGTCAGGAATCCCAGATGAGGTGCTACAAAGTCTGCTGGAGCACTATGGCCACAAGCCTGATGTGACCTTTGACTTATCTGACCCACATCCTGTGGAACTGGAGCAAGGCACAGCCGAGGGTGTTGACCCAATGGGCGCCGAGAACCACCCTGGGAGTGCAGACAAGGCTTCTTTAATGCACGAGTACTCTCGCTTCCTCCTGCAGGCCCTCGAGAGAACGAGTCACAGCGGTGGCTTTGTACTCGGGCCGAcaccttcctcctcctcttcctcatccGGCACCGTAGCTTCTTTCCCGACGTACACAGCCACCCCTCTGGAGTTCTCCTTCGGCCTCCCGGTCTCCTCCACCTCATCTCCAATACTCAGTTCCTCTGTGCCAAAGCCACACTTTGGCTTGTTGGGGAGCTCGTCGCCTTCGCAGGGCTTCCATTTGAGTGGCCTGGAGCCCACGGCACACTCCCAGCAGCCTCAGCAGCAGCTTACCCCATCCCAGGAGCTGACAGAACAGCTGGAGAAACAACACACCAACTCTCCTCCTGCTCCTCCACACACCCCCAACTCAAGCGCCTACCAGCTCCCGGCTCCAACCACTGACCTCAGCGGCCAGAAAGGCAGCCAAGGCCCTAAAAACGGCGCCACTGGCTTCTCAATGGTCCCAGCCAAAGGCTCGTATCAGATCGAGAACTTTGCTCAGGCGTTTGGAGGGCAGTTTAAAGGCGGGCATCGGCCTTTGGTGTTCGGTACAGACTCGGGTGCAGACGTGGAGCAATTCTCAGGGTACAGCAGCCTTCTGGCCAGCGTGAGCGACACCAAAAGCCCACAAAGCCAAAGCTACAACTGATCTGGCTGCAGAGCTTCGGCTTATTCATTATTTTGTCTTTTTGtatcattgttgttgttattgttttattgttgttgttattattattaattatttagttctattttattattatttttgtaatGCTTTTTGTGTTTTCGTAATTATCTCATTGCCATTTTTGAAAATATGGAATTTCACCCCAGTCGGCCTATGAAGGCCAAAATGAAATgcaaatttaagtattttcaattCGTTTCCTTTTTGGAAGGAAAGGCCGTTTTAGTAATTATATTTCCTCTTTCATAGGGTCGTAGAGACTGCTCTGTTCATCAGTAGAACATCCTCATGAAGCGAAAATAGAGTAGCGGTgaactttgaggttttttttttttttcccccttcccctccccctctctGTTTCTGTACCCAATGGTCATGTTTTAATAATGTAAGATAAATTTGAGGTTAGAAATAGCAGGGAGTAGCCCGGAAAAGGAGAATGACGGTGGGGGTGAGGGGGGAACCCCAAGACGTTGTCTGTTACAAGATTTTAAAGTATTACTCAGGTAAAATGTGTAAAGGTGTACAGGAGAATTTTATCAGAGGGGCAGCAATAATGCATCGAAGAGGTGGAAATCACTCTGCAAATCCAGAGAAGctttgtgtggggtttttttttgtttgtttgtttgtttctttgggtttttttttttttgagggcgaCACAGAAACGAAACTGCTGCCTGCTCTGTTTCACTGACAACACTTTCCATGTAGCTGTATAGAGATTATGGTACTTTTATGTCAATGTGAAATGCTCACATTTTCTTTCAATAagggccatatatatatatttataagaaTATCTATATGTACGATACCATATGTAACCTTTCTGGGGAATGGCGGGTGACATCGGGGTTAAACGGTAGGGCTGCGGAAGGGGACGTGTCCAAGCATGCTCTTTCCTCTTTCTTCTACGCCAGATCCCCGACCCCAGTTTTTCTCCCCCCACcctacccctttttttttttttttttgggtccacCTTTGGAGAGCAGAGCCAAGGCTTGCTCACAAGAGGGCGCAGTGTATACATGCACGAGTGCCTCTCAGCACACCAGCTCGTAGGACTATGCTGTGCCTCTTTCACCTCCTGTCTTTTCCCCCCCTTCTTCATCTCGAAAAAGAGTCCAGTCGAGCACTTTGAGCCTGTTCGTTTTTCATACAGGATGAAGCGACCCAGCATTCTGTCCATTCTGTAGCAGTGGacttgctatttttttttaaacaaatctaAAGTCAATGTTTGGAAGACAGGCAAGGGAAAGACCAGGAAGAGGTTTGCTTTAGTAACACGGTGGGTGGGAGGGTTATATGGATATGACGAGGTCTTACATTTCGAGCATGGTTTAGTGGGTAAAATGGAGGGTGgggttattttgtgtgtgtgtgtgggggggaagcttgcttgttttttattttttattttttggacttCTGGATGTATGTAGGGCAGGCCTAGAGTGGGAGGGAGCTTAAATTTCTTTGGTAGTATTGAATCTGGGGAAATGGTGTTGGCCCCTCTAAagacgctgtgatttttttttttttttctctctctctcagtgggcAGGTGATCCAAAAAAGCAGTACAAACTGTAAGCATTTCGCAGTGCTGGAACTGTGTGAGCATGCAGGGTGAAGTATTATCTTCAACTACATTTCATCTTTGTTTTGTACTgaataatttaagtattttttttttttccttttcatgaGTAAGTGCATTGTCTTCCGCCACCACTGTTGGCTGCTGTCTCTGTTTTTAAATCAGCCCTTATTTTTGCTTTCATATGCACCTACTGACTTTCTTCAGACCGAACCCTCTGAAAGCAGATCTCACGGGGAACAAAAGTGACCACTAGAACCAAGTACTGTGTTTGTAGCAACCGAGGATACTCGTATGGCTGTTCTCAATGAGTCGTCATAGCTGATCGCTTTATACCTCATGTTACTGATGACACAAGCAGGGATACAGGACAGACTGACGTGCGCATGTAGCAGGGACGATTCAGCTTTAGTAGAGAAAAtcctctttttattttttttcccccctcttttaACCAGTCTGTCTAGAGACAGCCTTCTCGAGAACGTGACCTCTCAAATCCACCCTGAACAACTTGCATATCGTCCTTTATATTTAACAAATGATTTTCAGTCGTGTTGCAATTTTTAATCACAAAATTCTAAGTTGATGTTTTTGGTCAAGTTTCTGACATTACCCACACTGCCATTCAACTACCTGCTGATATGATAGTGGTGCAGTGGGATCCAGCTCTCGATTCGTCTCTAACCCCCTTGACCCGTGATCATTGTCCATTGCGTGCGAGaccatttaagttattccacgaaatccagTCGTacgtgagccgatagccgacgaggtgcgtattCTATCCACGTTAACTGGATTGAGAAACGGAGCgtttttatttcttgcaaattcgataaattaaaaacttttatacaaaacgtccgacaaaatcatttctgcttggtgtaaacaaaccggcgaagtgacggtagcaatttgtgaaaaatgctataataataataataataataattcttggaaaaaaaaaagttcttaccatcaaatactttcatttcatattttgttgctgttttttttttcaggcggaGTGTTTTCGAgtcgtttttatttcgtcctcggttggttgagcaacacgctctgtcattttgtttctcctctactcatggtatatgagctgatctcctagtagtagagtagccaatcggacggagcacgcgattgctcatatccagtgaacgtggatagaataattttggATACATTTCCAGAACTATTACAGTCCTATGTCTACAGTTGTATCCCAGAGAATtactggtaacacgtgaatgtggGTTGTGATTTATGGAGTTATCGTATTTCTACATTGGCTGTGTTTTTTGACTATTGATAtttactggattttaagatgctcgagcgcacgattgctcatatccagtgaatgtggatcgaata
This genomic interval from Neoarius graeffei isolate fNeoGra1 chromosome 20, fNeoGra1.pri, whole genome shotgun sequence contains the following:
- the znf281a gene encoding zinc finger protein 281, with the translated sequence MSLIQDKLGSEFLRPGGGMEAGFSPGMLMFSHLPPVTSFTRLTGQSIMAELQPHELVLKKERHSPECDVSGGGGLVSGVGMMPGTGDYMPAMGIKQEKVSELDYRQPMYPSDGGRGGTEMLEMTLSNHQNLLVHDLSMGNLSGRLGKDSSGRKGRRSNGDGQEGKTRRKRGESKSMMLDPDGGTVSPSSKPHICEHCSAAFRSSYHLRRHVLIHTGERPFRCNQCNMSFIQKYLLQRHEKIHSGEKPFSCDQCNMRFIQKYHMERHKRTHSGEKPYKCDTCQQYFSRTDRLLKHKRTCGDVVKKDLDEVELGREAHGGHGSYAITQGSVTTPGRKRGKSKNSAEGGKRKRTSGPSHSQGTEEYALHDFNTVDNHGLSLSSTSASHPGPSMHGEPVPAPKLAFKKGHRKGLEKNAQSKSGSMELTGNAGMDDAGMGLLQSHKAGQSSSNNSANYDDAMQFVKKRRYLNATSNGGVGGGASGYDVGVSHLQPQPVVVQGIVSGVMDGDSSLGLLDSSPLADIKPDKSGIPDEVLQSLLEHYGHKPDVTFDLSDPHPVELEQGTAEGVDPMGAENHPGSADKASLMHEYSRFLLQALERTSHSGGFVLGPTPSSSSSSSGTVASFPTYTATPLEFSFGLPVSSTSSPILSSSVPKPHFGLLGSSSPSQGFHLSGLEPTAHSQQPQQQLTPSQELTEQLEKQHTNSPPAPPHTPNSSAYQLPAPTTDLSGQKGSQGPKNGATGFSMVPAKGSYQIENFAQAFGGQFKGGHRPLVFGTDSGADVEQFSGYSSLLASVSDTKSPQSQSYN